Proteins from one Scylla paramamosain isolate STU-SP2022 chromosome 3, ASM3559412v1, whole genome shotgun sequence genomic window:
- the LOC135096381 gene encoding merozoite surface protein CMZ-8-like: MARPVNSQNTFFPRLSSHAPFEHPSPPTSPPSPPPRPSPTTGMALLHPTATHLQPPSTPNPPQPPFSAPSQGRHRPVIAGPDNAAKDGIQKPFALTTNIFQGHRDD, translated from the coding sequence atGGCAAGACCAGTAAACtcgcaaaacacattttttccccGACTCTCGTCACACGCGCCCTTCGAACACCCGTCACCGCCCACCTcacccccttcaccccctccaaGGCCTTCCCCAACCACGGGCATGGCACTCCTTCACCCCACCGCAACACACCTTCAGCCTCCCTCAACCCCCAACCCCCCTCAACCTCCGTTCAGCGCCCCCTCTCAAGGCCGGCACCGCCCCGTGATCGCAGGTCCTGACAACGCAGCAAAGGACGGGATTCAGAAACcctttgctctcaccaccaatattttccaaggccacagagatgattag